The Shewanella japonica genome has a window encoding:
- a CDS encoding DEAD/DEAH box helicase: protein MTFDSVGFSQPILDAVKACGYDKMTPVQQVVMPLVIEGKDVLASAQTGTGKTAAFSLPLLSLLSQQIEQQETKTAWQRLRVLIMTPTRELAIQIERNIVDYAQFLPFESVAVYGGASINPQRKALNKGVDILVATPGRLFDIIGQYDLDLSFVTHLVIDEADRMLDLGFVKDIEKVKRLVNRQHQTMMFSATYSEDVKSLAAKMLKSPEFVHVSNQATADTISQSVFQVDKRRKAELLSELIGRNNWQQVMVFTSMKETAEHLLKELKLDGIKAAVFHGDKTQGARNRALEEFKSGKLRVMIATDLAARGLDIEALPLVINFELPPEPEDYVHRIGRTGRAGLAGQAISLVAQNEMELLSDIESLIQCQIEVHVQPGYEAGAPLPARYREVEAVKPKKSFKHKRPNGHRGNDKAKPSRQGKYAKKAK from the coding sequence ATGACTTTTGATTCTGTTGGCTTTTCACAGCCTATTTTAGATGCGGTTAAGGCGTGCGGCTACGACAAAATGACGCCAGTACAGCAGGTTGTGATGCCACTTGTGATTGAAGGTAAAGATGTTTTAGCAAGTGCTCAAACAGGTACAGGTAAGACCGCTGCGTTTTCGTTGCCATTATTATCATTGTTGTCGCAACAAATTGAGCAACAAGAGACCAAAACTGCTTGGCAAAGACTCCGTGTGTTAATTATGACGCCAACACGAGAGTTAGCAATCCAAATTGAGCGTAACATTGTTGATTACGCTCAATTTTTACCGTTTGAGAGTGTCGCAGTATATGGCGGGGCAAGCATTAACCCCCAACGTAAAGCGTTAAATAAAGGGGTAGACATTCTCGTTGCTACGCCTGGTAGATTATTTGACATTATTGGCCAGTACGATCTGGATTTATCTTTTGTCACTCATTTAGTGATTGATGAAGCTGACAGGATGCTTGATCTTGGTTTTGTCAAAGACATAGAGAAGGTAAAACGTTTAGTCAATCGTCAACATCAAACCATGATGTTTTCAGCAACCTATTCAGAAGATGTCAAAAGCTTAGCGGCAAAAATGCTTAAGTCGCCTGAGTTTGTGCATGTGTCAAATCAAGCCACTGCCGATACGATTTCTCAATCGGTATTTCAAGTGGACAAACGACGTAAAGCAGAGTTGTTATCAGAACTGATTGGCCGTAATAATTGGCAACAAGTAATGGTGTTTACCAGTATGAAAGAAACTGCGGAACACCTTCTTAAAGAGTTGAAATTAGACGGTATTAAAGCTGCAGTGTTTCATGGCGATAAAACTCAGGGAGCACGAAATAGAGCGTTAGAAGAATTTAAAAGCGGTAAACTGCGTGTCATGATTGCTACCGATCTTGCTGCTCGAGGCCTAGATATTGAGGCTTTACCTTTGGTGATTAACTTTGAGTTACCGCCTGAGCCTGAAGATTATGTTCACCGTATTGGTCGAACAGGGCGAGCAGGACTTGCTGGACAGGCAATTTCGTTAGTAGCTCAAAATGAAATGGAATTATTAAGTGATATTGAGTCGCTAATTCAATGCCAAATAGAAGTCCATGTTCAGCCTGGCTATGAAGCTGGCGCTCCTTTACCAGCCAGATACCGTGAAGTTGAAGCGGTTAAGCCAAAGAAATCTTTTAAACATAAAAGACCAAATGGTCATCGTGGCAATGATAAAGCCAAACCAAGTCGACAAGGTAAATATGCTAAAAAAGCTAAGTGA
- a CDS encoding peptidylprolyl isomerase encodes MKLMYPLLFALTLSACGGSSDSSTTDPVEPVDPNPPVEEKELQADICYIMSTSLGDITLAIDTTNTPITGENFKTYVEEEFYNGTIFHRVIHNFVSQGGGFTSGLVAKPTNDPIELESNVGLSNARGTIAMARTNVANSATSQFYINALDNTQLDYSSSTNPGYAVFGQVVQGMEVVDQINITDTNSSDVPTTDIVINTVTETTCPQV; translated from the coding sequence ATGAAATTGATGTACCCGTTGTTATTTGCATTGACCTTATCTGCATGTGGTGGAAGTTCAGATTCAAGCACAACCGATCCAGTAGAACCTGTCGACCCAAATCCACCTGTAGAAGAAAAAGAGCTTCAAGCTGATATTTGTTACATCATGTCGACATCGCTAGGTGACATTACACTTGCTATCGATACAACAAACACACCGATCACTGGTGAAAATTTTAAAACCTATGTTGAAGAAGAGTTCTACAATGGCACAATTTTTCACCGTGTAATTCATAACTTTGTTTCGCAAGGTGGTGGCTTCACATCAGGATTAGTCGCAAAACCAACTAATGATCCCATTGAGTTAGAAAGTAACGTCGGCTTATCGAATGCTCGCGGCACCATTGCAATGGCAAGAACCAACGTGGCAAATTCAGCAACATCGCAGTTTTATATTAACGCGCTAGATAATACACAACTGGATTACAGTTCAAGTACAAATCCTGGTTATGCTGTTTTCGGTCAAGTTGTACAAGGAATGGAAGTCGTTGATCAAATCAATATCACTGATACTAATAGTAGTGATGTGCCGACGACAGATATCGTCATCAACACAGTAACTGAAACCACTTGTCCTCAAGTTTAA
- the ltaE gene encoding low-specificity L-threonine aldolase, producing MRTNMIDFRSDTVTKPTDAMRAAMANAKVGDDVYGDDPTVNRLQDMAAERFGFDSALFVSSGTQANLLALISHCDRGDEYLCGQQAHNYKFEGGGAAVLGSIQPQPLNNQADGSILLTDIEAAIKPDDVHFARTRLLSIENTIGGKVLPQQYLADAQALAFNHNLKIHLDGARVANAAVAQNIAISDITQYFDSVSICLSKGLSAPIGSILLGDERLINKAIRWRKMLGGGMRQAGIIAAAAELAITDQVDRLAEDHDNAALLAQHLLEMPELNVDISQVQTNMVFATLDKRFDVKHLTLLLAQQGILISSSYSLRFVTHKDISRQDILTFVKALKACLPQALTK from the coding sequence ATGAGAACAAACATGATAGATTTTCGTAGTGATACAGTCACAAAACCTACCGATGCGATGCGAGCGGCAATGGCGAATGCAAAAGTCGGCGATGATGTTTATGGCGATGACCCGACGGTGAATCGTTTGCAAGACATGGCCGCTGAGCGATTCGGCTTTGACAGTGCCTTGTTTGTTAGTTCAGGCACTCAAGCCAATTTACTGGCCTTGATAAGCCATTGTGACCGAGGCGATGAATACCTTTGTGGTCAGCAGGCTCATAATTACAAATTTGAGGGTGGTGGGGCTGCCGTACTGGGGAGTATTCAACCACAACCGCTAAATAATCAAGCTGATGGCAGTATCTTATTAACGGATATTGAAGCAGCAATTAAACCCGATGATGTGCACTTTGCCAGAACTCGCTTGCTGAGCATTGAAAACACGATTGGGGGAAAAGTCCTACCGCAACAATATTTGGCTGATGCCCAAGCGTTAGCGTTTAATCATAATTTAAAAATTCACCTTGATGGTGCTAGAGTTGCCAATGCTGCAGTGGCTCAAAATATAGCGATAAGTGATATTACCCAATATTTTGATTCTGTTTCTATTTGTTTATCAAAGGGGTTATCGGCGCCAATTGGATCAATATTGTTAGGTGATGAGCGATTAATTAATAAAGCAATTCGATGGCGTAAAATGTTAGGTGGTGGTATGCGTCAGGCTGGGATAATCGCAGCTGCCGCAGAACTTGCGATTACCGATCAGGTTGATAGATTAGCAGAAGATCATGATAACGCAGCTTTACTCGCGCAACATTTACTTGAGATGCCTGAGCTTAACGTAGATATTTCACAAGTACAGACTAATATGGTTTTTGCGACGTTAGATAAACGCTTTGATGTAAAGCATTTAACCTTGTTACTCGCACAACAAGGGATATTAATCAGTTCTAGTTATTCTCTTCGCTTTGTGACCCATAAAGATATTAGCCGACAAGACATACTGACGTTTGTTAAAGCACTTAAAGCATGTTTGCCTCAGGCTCTCACTAAGTAG
- a CDS encoding CobW family GTP-binding protein: MILKTIKTNVITGFLGAGKTSLILSLLKLKPENETWAILVNEFGEIGIDASLMAGTHSSEQVVIKEVAGGCLCCAAGIPTQVAINQLIQKAKPDRLFIEPTGLGHPAEILKVLTNEYNRQVLSVNQTVCVVDARKVLIEAYRDNENFNQQLRIADIVYASKADLYQAQEFESLSALIGRVNQESILISANAESAIKLLLNEIDKPLLPRAKSTTPIKQSTSLGKSTSLTQSSASIFKPVSSSEPLPKPVEFNQGGYWVKSNQGEGAFSIGWIFDPSLCFEFDKLISFINQLIAHNVVRIKAVMITEEGIAGFNMSDGKLSVMELDDAMDSRIEIISLPALNETTLTEQLLACLTAN; the protein is encoded by the coding sequence GTGATCCTCAAGACTATCAAAACAAATGTAATTACGGGTTTTTTAGGCGCAGGTAAAACTAGCCTTATTTTGTCTTTACTCAAGTTAAAACCTGAAAATGAAACATGGGCTATATTAGTTAATGAGTTTGGTGAAATTGGTATTGATGCCAGTCTAATGGCTGGCACTCACTCATCCGAGCAAGTGGTGATTAAAGAAGTTGCTGGTGGTTGTTTGTGCTGTGCTGCTGGGATCCCGACTCAAGTTGCTATTAACCAACTGATTCAAAAAGCCAAACCTGACAGACTTTTTATCGAGCCTACAGGTTTAGGGCATCCAGCTGAGATTTTAAAAGTATTAACCAACGAATATAACCGCCAAGTACTATCGGTCAATCAAACGGTATGTGTGGTTGATGCACGTAAAGTGCTCATTGAAGCTTATCGTGATAATGAAAATTTTAATCAGCAGCTACGCATTGCTGATATTGTTTATGCAAGTAAAGCTGATTTATATCAAGCACAAGAGTTTGAAAGCTTATCGGCACTTATTGGCCGAGTTAACCAAGAATCGATACTAATTAGCGCCAATGCTGAAAGTGCGATTAAATTGTTATTAAATGAGATTGATAAGCCACTTTTACCTCGCGCTAAATCGACAACACCAATTAAGCAATCTACTAGCTTGGGCAAAAGCACGTCATTAACACAAAGTTCAGCTTCAATATTTAAGCCTGTTTCTTCATCAGAGCCATTACCAAAGCCTGTCGAGTTTAATCAAGGTGGTTATTGGGTTAAATCTAATCAAGGTGAGGGAGCATTTAGTATTGGTTGGATTTTTGATCCTAGTTTATGCTTTGAATTTGATAAGCTTATTAGTTTCATTAATCAATTAATTGCACATAATGTGGTACGTATTAAGGCTGTGATGATCACTGAAGAAGGGATTGCGGGTTTTAATATGTCTGATGGCAAATTATCAGTGATGGAACTGGATGATGCGATGGATTCTCGCATCGAGATAATTTCGCTACCTGCACTAAATGAAACAACCCTTACCGAGCAATTGCTCGCTTGCTTAACAGCAAATTAA
- a CDS encoding NAD(P)/FAD-dependent oxidoreductase, translating to MQAVPNIVIIGGGAGGMEIATKLGHKVGRKGKAKVTLIDCAESHVWKPLLHEVATGALDIGLDAISYRGHASAHGYHFQQGAMIDINRDEKQIVLAPINDEEGQELLPARHIPYDYAVIAIGSVANDFNIPGVKEHSLFLDNTEQAMSIRKILLNKFMRYASHHQLDEKIKIAVVGAGATGVEMSAEMHHAVEQLSGFGYKIDTSLLEVTLIEADERILPKVDKVEISNSVTRELKQLGVNVMTNTRITQVTPEGLSTTEGNLIPSDMVIWSTGVKAPDFLNNIGGLESNHINQVMVKQNMQTTLDDHIFSIGDCAACPQEDGSWVPPRGQSARQMALMTADNIILMLEGKAPKNEYVYKDLGSLVNLSKFHTVGNLMSFMGGGVLVEGKIARFVYTSLYRRHLIELHGVVKGTLMMLAKGIGRIIHPHLKLH from the coding sequence ATGCAAGCAGTTCCAAATATCGTCATTATTGGTGGCGGCGCAGGTGGTATGGAAATCGCCACAAAACTTGGTCATAAAGTTGGCAGAAAAGGCAAAGCAAAAGTCACATTAATTGATTGCGCCGAAAGCCATGTGTGGAAGCCGTTATTGCACGAAGTGGCAACAGGCGCCTTAGATATTGGCCTAGATGCAATCAGCTATCGAGGCCACGCATCAGCCCATGGTTATCATTTCCAGCAAGGTGCGATGATTGATATTAATCGAGACGAAAAACAGATTGTTTTGGCGCCAATTAATGACGAAGAAGGTCAAGAGCTGTTACCAGCGCGCCATATTCCATATGATTATGCCGTAATCGCAATTGGTAGTGTTGCAAACGACTTCAATATACCAGGCGTTAAAGAACACAGTTTATTCTTAGATAACACTGAACAAGCCATGTCTATTCGTAAAATATTACTGAATAAATTCATGCGCTACGCAAGCCACCATCAACTTGATGAAAAAATCAAAATTGCTGTCGTTGGCGCTGGTGCTACAGGTGTGGAAATGTCAGCGGAAATGCACCATGCAGTTGAACAGCTAAGTGGCTTTGGCTATAAAATTGATACTAGCTTGCTTGAAGTGACCTTAATTGAAGCTGATGAACGTATTTTACCAAAAGTCGATAAGGTAGAGATTTCAAATTCAGTTACCCGTGAGCTGAAACAGCTTGGCGTAAACGTAATGACAAATACGCGTATCACACAAGTAACCCCTGAAGGTTTATCAACAACTGAAGGCAACTTAATTCCTTCAGACATGGTTATTTGGTCTACTGGTGTAAAAGCGCCTGACTTCCTGAACAATATTGGTGGCCTTGAAAGCAACCATATCAATCAGGTGATGGTAAAGCAGAACATGCAAACGACGCTAGATGACCATATTTTCTCAATTGGAGACTGTGCAGCGTGCCCACAAGAAGATGGCAGCTGGGTACCGCCTAGAGGTCAATCAGCAAGACAAATGGCGTTAATGACAGCCGATAACATTATATTAATGCTTGAAGGCAAAGCACCTAAGAATGAATATGTGTATAAAGATTTAGGCTCTTTGGTGAATTTATCTAAGTTTCATACTGTCGGTAATTTAATGTCATTCATGGGCGGTGGTGTATTAGTGGAAGGTAAAATTGCCCGTTTCGTTTACACTTCTTTATATCGTCGTCATTTGATTGAATTACACGGTGTAGTTAAAGGGACATTAATGATGTTGGCTAAAGGCATTGGTCGCATCATTCATCCACATTTAAAACTACATTAA
- a CDS encoding mechanosensitive ion channel family protein codes for MENIEGLMQQAPEFIVTYGLKVVMAIVIFIIGKYLSNVAKNLTTKMMLSRKIDETVASFVGNLVWGVVFVFTIIATLGQIGVQTASLVAVLGAAGLAVGLALQGSLSNFASGVLMVVFRPCRVGDYVDAAGVSGTIDEITIFSTRLLTPDNKVIVAPNSAMMNGTITNYSAQEKRRIDMVIGVGYGADIAQTKKILTEVLDNNAYVLKDPAYTIALAELADSSINFVVRPWVKTPDYWGAKFELLEQIKNALDAANIEIPYPQMDLHLKEMPAK; via the coding sequence ATGGAAAATATTGAAGGCTTAATGCAACAAGCGCCAGAATTTATTGTCACTTACGGACTGAAAGTGGTCATGGCAATTGTTATCTTTATTATCGGTAAGTACTTATCAAACGTGGCTAAGAACTTAACCACTAAGATGATGCTAAGCCGTAAAATTGATGAAACAGTTGCCTCTTTTGTCGGTAACTTAGTCTGGGGCGTTGTTTTTGTATTTACCATTATCGCCACTTTAGGCCAAATTGGCGTGCAAACAGCGTCATTGGTTGCTGTATTGGGTGCGGCTGGTTTAGCGGTAGGTTTAGCGCTTCAAGGTTCATTATCAAACTTTGCTTCTGGCGTGCTTATGGTTGTATTTCGTCCATGTCGCGTAGGTGATTACGTTGATGCGGCAGGTGTCTCTGGTACGATTGATGAAATCACTATCTTTTCAACACGTCTTTTAACGCCTGATAACAAAGTGATTGTTGCTCCTAACTCAGCAATGATGAATGGCACAATTACCAACTATTCTGCACAAGAAAAACGTCGTATCGATATGGTTATTGGTGTTGGCTACGGTGCTGATATTGCTCAAACCAAGAAAATATTAACTGAAGTGTTAGACAACAATGCCTATGTCTTAAAAGATCCTGCGTACACAATCGCACTGGCTGAGCTTGCTGATTCTTCAATTAACTTTGTTGTACGTCCTTGGGTAAAGACACCAGATTATTGGGGTGCTAAGTTCGAACTACTTGAACAAATTAAAAATGCACTTGATGCAGCGAATATTGAAATTCCATACCCACAAATGGATCTTCACTTAAAAGAGATGCCTGCCAAATAA
- a CDS encoding peptide MFS transporter, whose protein sequence is MSNAKPQGTMLGHPKGLFLLFTTELWERFSYYAMRAILVLYLVDKVQSDGGHGLGWTQADAISLYGTFTGLVYLTPLIGGWLADNYLGQRKAIMIGGALMAAGQFTLAFPHSWAPGAETTIFYIGLFTLIIGNGLFKPNISTMVGDLYEEGDHRRDGAFTIFYMGINVGAFLSGIIVGSVVAAYDGNFQMGFLCAGIGMVLSLIIQFVFAQKLLGDIGRYPAAKLEKEKQKEKGDVRKEPLTKVERDRIKVIMVMGLFTIIFWAGFEQAGGLMNLFTNDFTDRMIGSWEVPTTWFQSLNAMFIVIFAPVIASIWVRLGKNEPNSPVKFALGLVLLGIGFLFMIGAVLEMGGDANAKSSMWWLVGAYFFHTMGELCLSPIGLSMVTKLAPLRIASLMMGAWFLFVAIANKVGGIVGSFIGHGGEKEEQLANAMAIFAGIAITSAVSGIILYFMADKLVDWMRGAEGHNESEEEALAEEIAVTAEHEAIKPS, encoded by the coding sequence ATGAGCAATGCAAAACCACAGGGGACCATGCTTGGTCATCCCAAGGGGCTTTTCCTGCTGTTTACAACAGAATTATGGGAAAGATTTAGTTACTACGCAATGCGCGCCATTTTGGTGCTCTATCTAGTCGATAAGGTTCAATCAGATGGTGGTCATGGTCTTGGTTGGACACAAGCAGATGCAATCTCTCTTTATGGTACTTTCACAGGTCTAGTATACTTAACACCGCTTATTGGTGGTTGGTTAGCTGATAATTATTTAGGTCAACGTAAAGCCATCATGATTGGTGGTGCATTAATGGCTGCTGGTCAATTTACTTTGGCATTTCCTCATAGTTGGGCACCGGGTGCCGAAACGACTATTTTCTATATCGGTCTATTTACTCTTATCATTGGTAACGGCTTATTTAAGCCAAATATCTCTACTATGGTAGGTGACTTATATGAAGAAGGTGATCACCGTCGTGATGGTGCATTTACTATCTTCTATATGGGTATCAACGTAGGTGCATTCCTTTCAGGTATCATTGTTGGTTCGGTTGTTGCAGCTTACGATGGTAACTTCCAAATGGGCTTCTTGTGTGCAGGTATCGGTATGGTACTTTCACTGATTATTCAATTTGTTTTTGCGCAAAAATTATTAGGTGACATTGGTCGCTACCCTGCTGCAAAACTTGAAAAAGAGAAGCAAAAAGAAAAAGGTGATGTACGTAAAGAGCCATTAACTAAAGTTGAGCGTGACCGTATTAAAGTGATTATGGTTATGGGTCTGTTCACCATTATCTTCTGGGCTGGCTTTGAGCAAGCTGGTGGTCTGATGAACTTGTTCACTAATGACTTTACTGACCGTATGATTGGTAGCTGGGAAGTACCAACAACTTGGTTCCAGTCTTTAAACGCTATGTTTATTGTTATTTTTGCGCCAGTGATAGCCTCTATTTGGGTACGTCTTGGTAAAAATGAGCCTAACTCACCTGTAAAATTTGCTTTAGGTTTAGTATTACTGGGTATTGGTTTCCTATTCATGATTGGTGCGGTATTAGAAATGGGCGGTGACGCCAATGCCAAATCAAGCATGTGGTGGCTTGTAGGTGCATACTTCTTCCATACTATGGGCGAACTATGTTTATCTCCAATCGGTCTATCAATGGTAACTAAACTTGCTCCACTGCGTATTGCTTCTCTAATGATGGGTGCTTGGTTCCTATTCGTTGCTATTGCAAACAAAGTTGGCGGCATTGTAGGTTCATTCATTGGTCATGGTGGCGAAAAAGAAGAGCAACTTGCTAATGCAATGGCCATTTTCGCTGGTATCGCAATTACTTCTGCTGTATCAGGCATTATCCTTTACTTCATGGCTGACAAGCTCGTTGACTGGATGCGCGGCGCTGAAGGACACAATGAAAGCGAAGAAGAAGCATTAGCAGAAGAAATCGCTGTTACTGCTGAACATGAAGCGATTAAACCAAGTTAA
- the yiaY gene encoding L-threonine dehydrogenase, producing the protein MATKFFIPSVNVLGQGGVDEAINDIKTLGFKRALIVTDTPLVNIGLVDKVAAKLIDNGITVFIFDGVQPNPTVSNVEAGLAMLNAHECDFVISLGGGSPHDCAKGIALVATNGGSISDYEGLDVSTRPQLPLVAINTTAGTASEMTRFCIITDETRHIKMAIVDKNTTPILSVNDPELMIEKPAALTAATGMDALTHAIEAYVSIAATPITDACAIKAIELIKANLVNAVEQGDNIDAREQMAYAQFLAGMAFNNASLGYVHAMAHQLGGFYDLPHGVCNALLLPHVQACNAKVVPGKLKDIAKAMGVDVAQLSDEQGAESAIEAIKALSVAVNIPANLTELGVNPEDIPVLADNALKDACGLTNPQQATHAEICEIFTNAL; encoded by the coding sequence ATGGCGACTAAATTTTTCATTCCAAGTGTAAATGTTCTCGGTCAAGGTGGTGTTGATGAAGCAATTAATGACATTAAAACATTAGGCTTCAAACGTGCTCTGATAGTTACTGATACGCCATTAGTTAACATTGGTTTAGTAGATAAGGTCGCTGCTAAACTCATCGATAATGGCATTACAGTATTCATCTTTGATGGCGTACAACCTAACCCAACAGTGAGCAATGTTGAAGCTGGTTTAGCCATGCTAAATGCACATGAATGTGATTTTGTTATTTCATTAGGTGGCGGTTCACCGCACGACTGCGCCAAAGGTATTGCATTAGTCGCAACCAATGGCGGCAGTATTAGTGACTATGAAGGTCTGGATGTATCAACTCGTCCACAATTACCTTTAGTTGCTATCAATACAACAGCCGGTACGGCCAGTGAAATGACACGCTTTTGTATCATTACTGATGAAACTCGTCACATTAAAATGGCTATCGTCGACAAAAACACGACACCAATTTTATCAGTAAATGATCCTGAGCTTATGATTGAAAAGCCGGCGGCATTGACTGCGGCTACTGGTATGGATGCACTAACGCACGCAATTGAAGCATACGTTTCAATCGCTGCCACTCCCATTACCGATGCTTGCGCGATTAAAGCAATCGAGTTAATTAAAGCCAATTTAGTCAATGCGGTAGAGCAAGGCGATAATATTGACGCTCGAGAACAAATGGCATACGCGCAATTCTTAGCGGGTATGGCATTTAATAATGCAAGCCTTGGGTATGTCCATGCTATGGCGCATCAACTTGGTGGTTTTTACGACCTACCTCATGGGGTTTGTAATGCATTGTTACTGCCGCATGTTCAGGCATGCAATGCAAAAGTGGTTCCAGGTAAGTTAAAAGACATCGCTAAAGCAATGGGGGTAGATGTTGCTCAACTATCTGATGAACAAGGTGCTGAGTCTGCAATTGAAGCAATTAAAGCGTTATCTGTTGCAGTGAATATACCTGCTAACTTAACCGAGTTAGGTGTGAACCCTGAAGACATTCCAGTCTTAGCTGACAATGCGTTAAAAGATGCATGCGGATTGACTAACCCGCAACAAGCAACACACGCAGAAATTTGCGAAATTTTTACCAACGCTCTATAA
- a CDS encoding hotdog domain-containing protein gives MEYLGRHIVKLVDLNSDKKLCSGQLMKWLNEETSLYARCEMHSKLLMPKLVSEINFMCSASLGDVVEFGMEIISLGQSSITLRCKARNQSTNAPIAVVDKVVFVNINERGLPVPHGIRANAA, from the coding sequence ATGGAATATTTAGGCCGTCATATTGTCAAATTAGTTGATTTAAATTCAGATAAGAAATTATGCAGTGGCCAGTTGATGAAGTGGCTAAATGAAGAAACGTCTCTTTATGCTCGATGTGAAATGCACAGTAAATTATTGATGCCCAAGCTAGTGTCGGAAATTAATTTTATGTGCTCAGCAAGCTTGGGTGATGTAGTTGAGTTTGGAATGGAAATTATTAGCTTAGGTCAAAGCTCTATAACACTTCGCTGTAAAGCAAGAAATCAATCAACAAACGCGCCTATTGCGGTGGTTGATAAAGTTGTTTTTGTGAATATCAATGAACGTGGTTTGCCTGTGCCACATGGGATCAGAGCGAATGCTGCGTAA
- a CDS encoding OmpA family protein, with amino-acid sequence MFYKVFVLACLLSLSLPCSAWVDTDKDGVPDKKDACPDTPADAVVLANGCQDLTLLSSETNVIDEKAAGVADVQGHSVSAIESPIRLFFEFAHADLSQTQRASLQAFLPEIRHSAKVLLVGHTDNIGAEQFNNALSLARAKAVKSLLSKEYGVNTEFIEVLGKGSSQPMTDNLSKESRQLNRRVDILLNSKSTK; translated from the coding sequence ATGTTTTACAAAGTATTTGTCTTAGCTTGCTTATTAAGTTTGAGTTTACCTTGTTCGGCGTGGGTTGATACCGATAAAGACGGCGTACCAGATAAAAAAGATGCATGTCCTGATACACCCGCTGATGCGGTTGTGTTAGCCAATGGCTGCCAGGACCTTACTTTGTTATCAAGTGAAACGAATGTCATCGATGAAAAAGCTGCAGGTGTTGCTGATGTGCAAGGTCATTCAGTTTCAGCTATTGAATCTCCAATACGGCTATTCTTTGAATTTGCCCACGCAGACTTATCGCAAACGCAGAGAGCTTCTTTACAGGCATTTTTACCAGAGATTAGGCATTCCGCAAAGGTGTTGTTGGTAGGGCACACAGACAATATTGGAGCAGAGCAGTTTAATAACGCCTTGTCTTTAGCACGGGCAAAAGCAGTGAAGTCATTACTAAGTAAAGAGTATGGCGTTAATACAGAATTTATAGAAGTGTTAGGCAAGGGTAGCAGTCAGCCTATGACTGATAATTTATCTAAAGAATCACGTCAATTAAATAGACGAGTAGACATTTTATTAAATAGTAAAAGTACAAAATAA